Within the Kitasatospora viridis genome, the region GACAAGGTCGGCTCGCTGAGCAACTGCCGTGCCGTGCGCACGCGTTCGAGGGCGATCGCCAAGCTCCGGCGGTACGCGCCGGTCGCCCCGATCCGCTCGGTCGCCTTGCGCACCCCGTCAGCGTCGATGCCGGGGACCAGCAGGGCGGACAGCCCCGGATCCTCCTGCAGCGCGAACAGGACGGGCAGGGTGTACACGCCCTGCCGCAGGTCGCCGCCCGGGGACTTGCCGATCAACTCCTCGGTCGCGCACAGGTCGAGGATGTCGTCGACCAGTTGGAACGCGTCGCCCAGCGCGCTGCCGAACTCCGCGAGCGCCGCGCCGACGGCCGCCGTGGCGCCCGCCGCGCGGGCCCCGAGCCAGCAGGACGTCGCCAGCAGCGAGGCGGTCTTGCCCGACACGCACGCCCAGTACTCCTCGGCGCTGCGGCCCTGGTCGAACAGCCCGGTCGACTCGTCGATCTGACCCACGCACAGTTCTCCGAGCGTTCCGCTGACCCTGAGCACCTCCTCGGGGCCCAATCCCGCGGCCACCTCGAAGGCGTGGGTGAGCAGCAGGTCACCCCCCAGGACGGCCCGCTGGTTGCCCCACAGCTGCCGTACGCTGGGCACGCCGCGCCGCACCGGGG harbors:
- a CDS encoding polyprenyl synthetase family protein, which gives rise to MARVDTRLRALSTVEHSTSADISRHLIDAGGKRLRPLLVLASAEAAGSGAPFPDAVIEAAVCVEYLHLATLYHDDVLDSAPVRRGVPSVRQLWGNQRAVLGGDLLLTHAFEVAAGLGPEEVLRVSGTLGELCVGQIDESTGLFDQGRSAEEYWACVSGKTASLLATSCWLGARAAGATAAVGAALAEFGSALGDAFQLVDDILDLCATEELIGKSPGGDLRQGVYTLPVLFALQEDPGLSALLVPGIDADGVRKATERIGATGAYRRSLAIALERVRTARQLLSEPTLSRSGVSRLDAVVGKVVASLRESGVLDHVGDTPEGLEGAA